In one window of Deinococcus radiotolerans DNA:
- a CDS encoding AI-2E family transporter, which produces MVFLLVFYVLYRFVGQVKTVLIDFAVAFLIAYLANPLLNWLERGRVRRGLGVFFVVLIFAALFSMAGLLLATVSGQLITLLQKLPDQIGSLGDVLDRVTSWLTSRGVPGLADSRERLITAAQDYVQNIGKNIVPILQNALSSTGTLLSGLVSIGGMVGQILLILLMSVYLMIDYSRVNAAMLAVFPRPWQPRVLEFSDLVGTAVGGYVRGQLLIASFIGVFVWLGLSIVGIPSAAAIGFLAGAFNIVPYLGPIIGATPAILLALTLPGALIKIVLVIVVFVAANQIEGNFLSPYILSRTTDLHPITVLVAILIGASLLGFAGALLAVPLMALGKLVLQRYYYPSRVYTDGP; this is translated from the coding sequence ATGGTGTTCCTGCTGGTCTTCTACGTCCTGTACCGCTTTGTGGGGCAGGTGAAGACTGTGCTGATTGACTTCGCCGTGGCGTTCCTGATCGCTTACCTGGCCAATCCGCTGCTGAACTGGCTGGAACGCGGCCGGGTCCGGCGGGGCCTCGGAGTCTTCTTCGTGGTGCTGATCTTCGCCGCTCTGTTCAGCATGGCGGGGCTGCTGCTGGCGACCGTGTCGGGGCAGCTGATCACGCTGCTTCAGAAACTCCCCGACCAGATCGGATCGCTGGGGGACGTCCTGGACCGCGTGACATCCTGGCTGACGTCCCGGGGCGTACCGGGCCTGGCGGACTCGCGGGAGCGGCTGATCACGGCCGCTCAGGACTACGTGCAGAACATCGGGAAGAACATCGTGCCCATCCTGCAAAACGCCCTGTCTTCGACTGGCACGCTCCTCAGCGGTCTGGTGTCGATTGGCGGCATGGTCGGGCAGATCCTGCTGATCCTGCTGATGAGCGTCTACCTGATGATCGACTACAGCCGCGTGAACGCGGCCATGCTGGCGGTCTTCCCGCGCCCCTGGCAGCCACGCGTGCTGGAGTTCAGTGACCTGGTCGGCACGGCGGTGGGTGGGTACGTGCGTGGGCAGCTGCTGATCGCGTCGTTCATCGGGGTGTTCGTGTGGCTGGGCCTGAGCATCGTGGGCATTCCCAGCGCCGCGGCGATCGGCTTCCTGGCCGGGGCGTTCAATATCGTGCCGTACCTGGGGCCGATCATCGGCGCCACGCCCGCCATCCTGCTCGCGCTGACCCTGCCGGGCGCGCTGATCAAGATCGTGCTGGTGATCGTGGTGTTCGTCGCGGCCAACCAGATCGAGGGGAACTTCCTGAGTCCATACATCCTGAGCCGCACGACCGACCTGCACCCGATCACGGTGCTGGTTGCCATTCTGATCGGCGCGTCCCTGCTGGGCTTCGCGGGGGCGCTGCTGGCCGTGCCGCTGATGGCGCTGGGGAAGCTGGTATTGCAGCGGTACTACTACCCGAGTCGCGTGTATACCGACGGCCCCTGA
- the rplQ gene encoding 50S ribosomal protein L17 produces MRHGKAGRKLNRNSSSRTALARAQATALLREGRIQTTLTKAKELRPFVEKLITTAKGGDLHARRLVAQDIHDNAIVRKVMDEVAPKYAERPGGYTRILRVGTRRGDGVTMALIELV; encoded by the coding sequence ATGCGTCACGGTAAAGCCGGTCGCAAGCTCAACCGCAACAGCAGCAGCCGCACCGCCCTGGCCCGCGCCCAGGCGACGGCTCTGCTGCGCGAGGGCCGCATCCAGACGACCCTCACGAAGGCCAAGGAGCTGCGCCCCTTCGTTGAGAAACTGATCACCACTGCCAAGGGCGGCGACCTGCACGCCCGCCGCCTCGTCGCCCAGGACATCCACGACAACGCCATTGTGCGCAAGGTCATGGACGAAGTGGCCCCCAAGTACGCCGAGCGTCCCGGTGGCTACACCCGCATCCTGCGCGTCGGCACCCGCCGCGGTGACGGCGTCACCATGGCCCTCATCGAACTGGTCTGA
- a CDS encoding DNA-directed RNA polymerase subunit alpha, with amino-acid sequence MDQKRPQLKARVDGDYGEFVLEPLTRGYGVTIGNPIRRILMSSIPGTAVTSVYIEDVLHEFSTIPGVKEDVIQIILNLKELVVKFHASGPKTLTLRAQGEGVVKASAFEVPSDAEIVNPDLVIANLAEDGKLVMEVRVEEGEGYVPADKHATKDRINSIPVDAVFSPVRRVAYHVENTRVGQQTDLDRLILRVWTDGSTSPQDALDKAVEILREELTVFGNVETLPAAAPEYQQPVYTPAPTAPNVYDLPPSTASLNLNPGDYPAEMDSPRVTLEGLGLTTRVLHSLKEEGIDSVDALCALSDRDLKKVPGIGERSLDEIKQQLAQFGLALRD; translated from the coding sequence GTGGATCAAAAGCGCCCTCAACTCAAAGCCCGTGTGGACGGCGACTACGGCGAGTTCGTCCTGGAACCGCTCACCCGCGGCTACGGCGTCACCATCGGGAACCCCATCCGGCGCATCCTGATGTCCTCCATCCCCGGTACCGCTGTCACCAGCGTGTACATCGAGGACGTCCTGCATGAGTTCTCTACGATCCCCGGCGTCAAGGAAGACGTCATCCAGATCATCCTGAACCTCAAGGAACTCGTGGTGAAATTCCACGCCTCAGGGCCCAAGACCCTCACCCTGCGTGCGCAGGGCGAAGGCGTCGTCAAGGCCAGCGCCTTCGAGGTCCCCAGTGACGCGGAGATCGTCAACCCTGACCTGGTCATCGCCAACCTCGCCGAGGACGGCAAGCTGGTCATGGAAGTGCGCGTTGAGGAAGGCGAAGGCTACGTCCCCGCGGACAAGCACGCCACCAAGGACCGCATCAACTCGATCCCCGTCGACGCTGTGTTCTCCCCCGTGCGCCGCGTGGCGTACCACGTCGAGAACACCCGCGTGGGCCAGCAGACTGACCTGGACCGCCTGATCCTGCGTGTCTGGACCGACGGCAGCACCAGCCCCCAGGACGCCCTGGACAAGGCTGTTGAGATCCTTCGTGAAGAACTCACGGTGTTCGGCAACGTGGAAACCCTCCCCGCCGCTGCACCCGAGTACCAGCAGCCCGTCTACACCCCCGCGCCCACCGCGCCGAACGTGTACGACCTGCCGCCCAGCACCGCCAGCCTCAACCTGAACCCCGGCGATTACCCCGCCGAGATGGACTCCCCCCGCGTGACCCTCGAGGGTCTGGGCCTCACCACCCGCGTGCTGCACTCCCTGAAGGAAGAAGGCATCGACAGCGTGGACGCCCTGTGTGCCCTGTCCGACCGTGACCTGAAAAAGGTTCCCGGCATCGGCGAGCGCAGCCTCGATGAGATCAAGCAGCAACTCGCCCAGTTCGGCCTCGCCCTGCGCGACTGA
- the rpsD gene encoding 30S ribosomal protein S4: MGRFRGSITKLSRREGINLAETEKVQKYLDKRPYAPGQHGQRRGRGRPSDYSVRLREKQKLARLYGIGEKQFRNLFEEAANVPGVTGTVFLQLLERRLDNVVFRMGFASTRRQARQFVGHGHILVNGKKVDIASYRVKIGDEISVSDLGRKIGFIQENMEAQKRRRVSPWVELDAENFKGTFSRLPAREDLALPINENFIIEYYSR; encoded by the coding sequence ATGGGTCGTTTCCGTGGTTCCATCACCAAACTCAGCCGCCGCGAAGGCATCAACCTCGCGGAGACCGAAAAAGTCCAGAAGTACCTGGACAAGCGCCCCTACGCGCCCGGCCAGCACGGCCAGCGCCGTGGCCGCGGCCGCCCCAGCGACTACAGCGTGCGTCTGCGTGAAAAGCAGAAACTCGCCCGCCTGTACGGCATCGGGGAAAAGCAGTTCCGTAACCTCTTCGAGGAAGCGGCCAACGTTCCCGGCGTGACCGGCACCGTGTTCCTGCAGCTGCTCGAACGCCGCCTGGACAACGTCGTCTTCCGCATGGGCTTCGCGAGCACCCGCCGCCAGGCCCGCCAGTTCGTCGGCCACGGCCACATCCTGGTCAACGGCAAGAAAGTCGACATCGCCAGCTACCGCGTGAAGATCGGCGACGAGATCAGCGTGTCTGACCTCGGCCGCAAGATCGGCTTCATTCAGGAGAACATGGAAGCGCAGAAGCGCCGCCGCGTGAGCCCCTGGGTTGAACTGGACGCCGAGAACTTCAAGGGCACCTTCTCCCGCCTCCCCGCGCGTGAAGACCTCGCCCTGCCCATCAACGAGAACTTCATCATCGAGTACTACTCGCGCTAA
- the rpsK gene encoding 30S ribosomal protein S11 produces MAKSTKGKTPRRARRNISAGRAYVHASYNNTIVTITDLDGNSVAWSSGGTIGYKGSKKGTPYAAQLAAADAVKKAQQTFGMNIVDVIVRGSGSGREQAIRAIQASGIEVKSIMDDTPVPHNGCRPKKKFRA; encoded by the coding sequence ATGGCGAAGAGCACCAAAGGCAAGACCCCGCGCCGCGCCCGGCGCAACATCAGCGCTGGCCGCGCGTACGTGCACGCCAGCTACAACAACACCATCGTCACCATCACCGACCTCGACGGCAACAGCGTTGCCTGGAGCAGCGGCGGGACGATCGGGTACAAGGGCAGCAAGAAGGGCACCCCCTACGCCGCCCAGCTGGCCGCCGCTGACGCCGTCAAGAAGGCCCAGCAGACCTTCGGCATGAACATTGTCGACGTGATCGTGCGCGGCTCCGGCTCCGGCCGCGAGCAGGCCATCCGCGCCATCCAGGCGTCGGGCATCGAAGTGAAGTCCATCATGGACGACACCCCCGTGCCGCACAACGGCTGCCGCCCCAAGAAGAAGTTCCGCGCCTAA
- the rpsM gene encoding 30S ribosomal protein S13: protein MARIAGVDLPREKRVEIALTYIYGIGLTRSKEVLERTGINPDTRVKNLSEGDQSTLREAIEKTYKVEGDLRSEVGQNIKRLMDIGAYRGLRHRRGLPVRGQRTKTNARTRKGPRKTVAGKKKATRK from the coding sequence ATGGCGCGTATTGCTGGCGTTGACCTGCCCCGCGAAAAGCGCGTCGAAATCGCGCTCACCTACATCTACGGCATCGGCCTGACCCGCAGCAAGGAAGTTCTGGAACGCACCGGCATCAACCCGGACACCCGCGTCAAGAACCTCAGCGAAGGCGATCAGAGCACCCTGCGTGAAGCCATCGAGAAGACCTACAAGGTCGAAGGTGACCTCCGCAGCGAAGTCGGCCAGAACATCAAGCGCCTGATGGACATCGGCGCCTACCGCGGCCTGCGTCACCGCCGCGGTCTGCCCGTGCGCGGCCAGCGCACCAAGACGAACGCGCGCACCCGCAAGGGACCCCGCAAGACCGTCGCCGGCAAGAAAAAGGCCACGAGGAAGTAA
- the rpmJ gene encoding 50S ribosomal protein L36, producing MKVRSSVKKMCDNCKVIRRHGRVLVICSNVKHKQRQG from the coding sequence ATGAAAGTTCGTAGCAGTGTCAAAAAGATGTGCGACAACTGCAAAGTGATCCGCCGCCACGGGCGCGTGCTGGTCATTTGCTCCAACGTCAAGCACAAGCAGAGGCAGGGTTAA
- the infA gene encoding translation initiation factor IF-1, which yields MPEQREKRKKEESDTVRAEGVVEEALPNTTFRVKLDTGHDILAYISGKMRIHYIRILPGDRVVLEISPYDTTRGRIVYRK from the coding sequence ATGCCGGAACAGCGGGAAAAGCGTAAGAAGGAAGAGTCCGATACCGTGCGGGCCGAGGGCGTGGTCGAAGAGGCGCTGCCGAACACCACGTTCCGCGTGAAGCTTGACACCGGGCACGACATCCTGGCTTACATCAGTGGCAAGATGCGCATTCACTACATCCGCATCCTGCCCGGGGACCGTGTGGTTCTGGAAATCAGTCCCTACGACACGACGCGCGGTCGCATCGTCTACCGCAAGTAG
- a CDS encoding PadR family transcriptional regulator, with translation MSDATLGPSAFIVLGFLNHTGPATAYDLKRWVDESVGYFWSFPRSQLYAEPQRLVTLGLLNETQEDRGRRRRLFSITDAGRAALDDWRRSPAGLPELRDPGLLRMFFTPPDDRAALRVLATDQVRQHQERLATYHAMMHADPCAVPDQPPFSRTLRMGELYEQACLTFWQEVLEQQRPE, from the coding sequence ATGTCGGACGCAACCCTAGGCCCCTCGGCGTTCATCGTGCTGGGCTTCCTGAACCACACCGGACCCGCCACCGCCTACGATCTCAAGCGCTGGGTGGATGAATCGGTGGGGTACTTCTGGTCCTTCCCACGGTCACAGCTGTACGCCGAACCCCAGCGGCTCGTCACGCTGGGGCTGCTGAACGAGACGCAGGAAGACCGGGGCCGGCGCCGCCGCCTGTTCAGCATCACGGACGCGGGCCGGGCCGCCCTGGACGACTGGCGGCGCAGCCCGGCTGGCCTGCCGGAACTGCGGGACCCGGGTCTGCTGCGGATGTTCTTCACACCGCCGGACGACCGGGCGGCCTTGCGGGTCCTGGCCACAGACCAAGTGCGTCAGCATCAGGAACGGCTGGCCACGTATCACGCCATGATGCACGCCGATCCCTGCGCGGTGCCCGATCAGCCCCCGTTCTCGCGCACGCTGCGCATGGGCGAACTGTACGAGCAGGCCTGCCTGACCTTCTGGCAGGAGGTCCTGGAGCAGCAGCGTCCGGAATAA
- a CDS encoding DUF4188 domain-containing protein, protein MTRSATTAPQPLPPRLTAELDGPFAVFLIGARVNQPWNLPAWLPVFRAMPRMLRELHAQPELGLLGGQTHGTTLIQYWRSAEHLHAYAHARDHAHLPAWRAFNQAARRHPGAVGIWHETYLIQPGAYETVYVDMPPFGLGRAGTLVPATGRRQSAQGRLNAQPSEVRT, encoded by the coding sequence ATGACCCGCAGCGCCACGACCGCTCCACAGCCCCTGCCCCCCCGCCTCACCGCTGAACTGGACGGTCCCTTCGCCGTCTTCCTGATCGGCGCCCGCGTGAACCAGCCCTGGAACCTCCCCGCGTGGCTCCCGGTCTTCCGCGCCATGCCGCGCATGCTGCGTGAACTGCACGCGCAGCCCGAACTGGGCCTGCTGGGCGGCCAGACCCACGGCACCACCCTGATCCAGTACTGGCGCAGCGCCGAGCACCTGCACGCCTACGCCCACGCGCGTGACCACGCCCACCTGCCCGCGTGGCGCGCCTTCAACCAGGCGGCCCGGCGGCACCCGGGCGCCGTCGGCATCTGGCACGAGACGTACCTGATTCAGCCCGGCGCCTACGAAACCGTGTACGTGGACATGCCTCCATTCGGCCTGGGGCGCGCCGGTACCCTGGTGCCCGCCACCGGACGGCGCCAGAGCGCCCAGGGTCGCCTGAACGCCCAGCCCAGCGAGGTACGCACCTGA
- a CDS encoding EAL domain-containing protein — MTHTPAHALPHPAARSWLDVDRLNDEADAVLMTSMQRSQDLASGALDLARQLGYEAGEARARMLCGYGHFFLAEYPEALALFEASEAQAARIGASATQTRAINGQAITFVKQGQYGAAMDRHLRCLQLGQATGDRLSQARSLNNIGNLYLDLQEFDTALSYHQDALDLARETGHDLILSSASINAALDSHYLGRFEEALSLNRETLARAQAHGYRQHEFLLRANMAANLLDLNRVAEALVEAECAVRGSEELGDRENLCDALVLLGRAQLALDAAPARATLERAAALADELAVNFRQIQAHEALSGLLEAGGDAPGALRHARLAADLERQALTEVLQRRTQVTATQMKLEQLAHRAEQERLRSAELTSANAALQEVQGQLAHQARHDALTGLVNRAAFEVELQRAVTTTASLGVLFIDLDHFKQVNDTMGHDMGDQLLVQVADRLRRTVREGDLVARQGGDEFTVLLRGVRSHEEAELAAQRLLHALTAPVLLGGREWTVTASIGVTVAPLDGQDVRTLQKNADLAMYHAKQDRHAVRRFHANLSDSALERMELEQALRVALDREEFCLHYQPIVDTATGEVRALEALVRWQHPELGLVPPGRFIPLVESTDLIVPLGEWVLREAARQLATWRQARPALRVSVNVAPRQLAQPEFAGVVRAVLDEFQLDPQALMLEVTEGAVFGGPGGDDHTARVASLGLPLALDDFGTGYSSISRLHRLPAQWLKIDRSLIQDQDAPPPARSSRPIVRALITFAHEAGVQVVAEGVERPEQWRDLREWGCDLIQGYYVSRPCAPADLTWGPWPVPSGQLG, encoded by the coding sequence GTGACTCACACCCCCGCCCACGCTCTGCCTCATCCCGCCGCCCGCTCGTGGCTGGACGTGGACCGCCTGAATGACGAGGCGGACGCGGTGCTCATGACGTCCATGCAGCGCTCGCAGGATCTGGCGTCCGGGGCGCTGGATCTGGCGCGGCAGCTGGGCTACGAGGCTGGTGAGGCGCGGGCGCGGATGCTGTGCGGGTACGGGCATTTCTTCCTCGCGGAGTACCCGGAGGCGCTGGCCCTGTTCGAGGCGAGCGAGGCGCAGGCGGCGCGGATCGGTGCATCTGCCACGCAGACGCGCGCGATCAACGGTCAGGCCATCACGTTCGTGAAGCAGGGGCAGTACGGCGCGGCCATGGACCGCCACCTGCGCTGCCTACAACTGGGGCAGGCGACCGGGGACCGGCTGTCGCAGGCGCGCTCTCTGAACAACATTGGCAACCTGTACCTGGACCTGCAGGAGTTCGATACGGCCCTCTCGTACCATCAGGACGCCTTGGATCTGGCGCGCGAGACCGGGCATGACCTGATTCTGTCGAGTGCGTCCATTAACGCGGCGCTGGATTCGCATTACCTGGGCCGGTTCGAGGAAGCCCTGAGCCTGAACCGGGAGACGCTGGCGCGCGCGCAGGCGCACGGATACCGGCAGCATGAGTTCCTGCTGCGCGCGAACATGGCCGCGAACCTGCTCGACCTGAACCGGGTGGCTGAGGCGCTGGTCGAGGCGGAGTGCGCGGTGCGCGGCTCTGAGGAACTCGGGGACCGCGAGAATCTCTGCGACGCGCTGGTGCTGCTGGGGCGCGCGCAGCTGGCCCTGGACGCCGCCCCGGCCCGCGCGACCCTGGAACGGGCGGCGGCGCTGGCGGATGAACTGGCCGTGAATTTCCGGCAGATTCAGGCGCATGAGGCGCTCTCGGGTCTGCTGGAGGCGGGCGGGGACGCGCCGGGCGCGCTGCGGCACGCGCGGCTGGCCGCGGACCTGGAGCGGCAGGCGCTGACCGAGGTGTTGCAGCGCCGGACGCAGGTGACGGCCACGCAGATGAAGCTGGAGCAGCTGGCGCACCGTGCCGAGCAGGAGCGGCTGCGCAGCGCCGAGCTGACCAGCGCGAACGCCGCGCTTCAGGAGGTGCAGGGGCAGCTGGCACATCAGGCGCGGCACGACGCGCTGACCGGACTCGTGAACCGCGCGGCGTTCGAGGTAGAACTGCAGCGTGCCGTGACGACCACCGCGTCCCTGGGCGTGCTGTTCATCGACCTGGATCACTTCAAGCAGGTGAATGACACCATGGGACATGACATGGGTGATCAGCTGCTCGTGCAGGTCGCGGATCGTCTGCGCCGCACGGTGCGCGAGGGGGACCTGGTGGCCCGGCAGGGTGGGGATGAGTTCACGGTGCTGCTGCGCGGCGTGCGCTCGCATGAGGAGGCGGAGCTGGCCGCGCAGCGCCTGCTGCACGCGCTGACGGCGCCCGTCCTGCTGGGCGGGCGGGAGTGGACGGTCACGGCGTCCATCGGGGTGACCGTGGCGCCCCTGGACGGTCAGGACGTCCGGACGTTACAGAAGAACGCGGACCTGGCGATGTACCACGCGAAGCAGGACCGGCACGCGGTGCGCCGCTTCCACGCGAACCTCAGTGATTCCGCGCTGGAACGCATGGAACTGGAGCAGGCGCTGCGGGTGGCGCTGGACCGCGAGGAGTTCTGCCTGCACTACCAGCCGATCGTGGATACCGCGACGGGCGAGGTGCGGGCGCTGGAGGCGCTGGTGCGCTGGCAGCACCCGGAGCTAGGTCTGGTCCCGCCGGGCCGCTTCATTCCGCTGGTGGAAAGCACGGACCTGATCGTGCCGCTGGGAGAGTGGGTGCTGCGCGAGGCGGCGCGGCAGCTGGCCACGTGGCGCCAGGCACGGCCGGCGCTGCGGGTGTCGGTGAACGTGGCGCCGCGGCAGCTGGCGCAGCCTGAATTCGCGGGCGTGGTCCGGGCGGTGTTGGATGAATTTCAGCTGGATCCGCAGGCGCTGATGCTGGAGGTCACGGAGGGCGCGGTGTTCGGCGGGCCGGGCGGCGATGATCACACGGCGCGGGTGGCGTCGCTGGGCCTGCCGCTGGCGCTGGATGATTTCGGGACGGGGTACTCCAGTATCAGTCGCCTGCACCGCCTGCCTGCGCAGTGGCTCAAGATTGACCGCTCGCTGATTCAGGATCAGGACGCTCCGCCACCTGCGCGCTCGTCCCGGCCGATTGTGCGCGCCCTGATCACCTTCGCGCACGAGGCGGGCGTGCAGGTGGTCGCCGAGGGCGTTGAGCGGCCCGAGCAGTGGCGGGACCTGCGTGAGTGGGGCTGCGACCTGATCCAGGGGTATTACGTGTCGCGGCCCTGTGCGCCCGCGGACCTGACCTGGGGCCCGTGGCCGGTGCCGTCAGGGCAGCTGGGCTGA
- a CDS encoding VWA domain-containing protein, translating into MMDERKRRWRLVLGGGDADGLAAQEGTEVPLTLEDRRMDAALAGLYDPPDGERRGGLGGSAPRVARWLADLREFFPTDVVRVMQADAIERLNLRQLLFEPELLDGVEPDVHLVATLVSLKGVMPPSARDAARSVVRRVVEDLTRRLEEPTRAAVTGSLSRAQRTRRPKAAEIDWPGTIRANLRTYRPELGTLVPERLVGHGRRRRSLRDVVLCVDQSGSMAGSVVYAGVFGAVLASLPALSTRVVAFDTAVADLTEHLSDPVELLYGLQLGGGTDINRALAYCQGVIERPEQTVLVLLSDLFEGGNEREMLARAHALRESGVLIVALLALSDDGAPSFDHGVARALASLDIPAFACTPTHFPGLLAAALRGDDLGAWAGDQGLVVRGDAVG; encoded by the coding sequence ATGATGGATGAACGTAAGCGCCGCTGGCGGCTGGTGCTGGGTGGCGGGGACGCCGACGGGCTGGCCGCGCAGGAGGGGACCGAGGTGCCCCTCACGCTGGAGGACCGCCGGATGGACGCCGCACTTGCTGGGCTGTACGACCCGCCGGACGGTGAGCGTCGGGGCGGGCTGGGGGGGAGTGCGCCGCGCGTGGCGCGCTGGCTGGCGGACCTGCGGGAATTCTTCCCGACCGACGTGGTCCGGGTGATGCAGGCGGACGCCATCGAGCGGCTGAATCTGCGTCAGCTGCTGTTCGAGCCGGAGCTGCTGGACGGCGTGGAGCCGGACGTGCACCTCGTGGCGACGCTGGTGTCCCTGAAGGGCGTGATGCCGCCGTCGGCGCGGGACGCGGCCCGCTCGGTGGTGCGGCGCGTGGTGGAGGACCTGACGCGCCGCCTGGAGGAACCGACCCGCGCGGCCGTCACCGGGAGCCTCAGCCGCGCGCAGCGCACGCGCCGCCCGAAGGCCGCCGAGATCGACTGGCCCGGCACGATCCGCGCGAACCTGCGCACGTACCGCCCGGAACTGGGCACCCTCGTCCCCGAGCGGCTGGTCGGGCACGGGCGGCGGCGGCGCAGCCTGCGGGACGTGGTGCTGTGCGTGGACCAGTCGGGCAGCATGGCGGGCAGCGTGGTGTACGCCGGGGTGTTCGGCGCGGTCCTGGCGAGCCTCCCGGCGCTAAGCACGCGCGTGGTGGCGTTCGACACGGCGGTCGCGGACCTGACCGAACACCTCAGCGACCCGGTGGAGCTGCTGTACGGCCTGCAACTGGGCGGCGGCACCGACATCAACCGGGCGCTGGCGTACTGCCAGGGCGTGATCGAACGCCCGGAGCAGACGGTCCTCGTGCTCCTCAGTGACCTGTTCGAGGGCGGCAACGAACGCGAGATGCTCGCCCGTGCCCACGCGCTGCGCGAGAGTGGCGTGCTGATCGTGGCGCTGCTGGCGCTCTCGGATGATGGGGCGCCCAGCTTCGATCACGGCGTGGCACGCGCCCTTGCCAGCCTGGACATCCCAGCGTTCGCGTGCACGCCCACGCACTTCCCGGGCCTGCTGGCCGCCGCGCTGCGCGGGGACGACCTGGGCGCCTGGGCGGGCGATCAGGGCCTTGTGGTCCGCGGAGACGCCGTAGGGTGA